The DNA window TGCTGAGAAGCTGTCTCACAAACCTGGTAACTTTGGTGCCATGGCCGACGATGTTACCGCTCGCCGTGCAGAGCGCAATGGAGGAGCCCCAGGTGTCTACCAACCTCCCAAGAGAGAGCGCCAAACAATGGAAGCGCCCCAGCGACCTCAGAAGTTCGACCGCCGCGCCGGCAAGTCACACACTATGGAAGAGTTCGTGGCTTCAGAGCTTTCTGCTGCTCCCTTGGCTGAGCCCAGTATTGGAACTACAATTGTCCAGGGTGGCCGCAAGATGAAGACCGACTCCCAACGAAAGGAGGAGGCAGAGCGCCGAGAATACGAAGAGATGAATTTCACACGTCTTCCCAAGGAGAGCAAGAAGGAACGCGCCCAGAAGGCGAAGCAGGCTGGTCGCAGCAACCGTATGCAATTCGGCGGCGAGGACTGGCACAACCTCGGAGAGGGCGTCGACCGTATCGACCGCCTTACCAGGGCCAAGAAGTCTGGTGGAAATGTCCGTTCACTGCTGGACAAGAGCCGAAAGCGTGGAATCGATACAACAGATGGACCTCGTGGAAGTGGTATGGGGGGTGGAATCGGAGACAGGTTCAACAAGAAAGTCAAGGTCATGGAGGGCGGACGACGAGATCGTGGCAAGAACCGATGAAAAGAGTTGCCTTGATAGATCTGAGTTTTCGTTGCGGGCTTTGGCAGTTAATAAGAGCATTGTGTCTAGCAATTCACGGCTCTACATCAGGTGGCATAAAAGAATTTCGGTCAAGAGGATTTCGCATTTTCTAGAACAGAAAAGTAAATcagctttaaaatatttcGCAGAGAATATTGATCATTAAGACTCAAGTGACGCAATGtatcttctttgcttttcaGGTATTGCAGTTAAAAAAGGTCCGTTGaggcaggtaggtaggttagtaggtacgaAGGTAGCCTGAATGTTTTGTATGACACTGATTTTGACCATTGAACTTTGATAAGATAAAGGTCCAAACTTTGGCGGGGGACGAATATGGAAATTTCTCTACAGTCGCCCCTCCCAGCTTCAGACGGTTCAGCGTTCCAACTCAAAACATAGCTTCATTCCAATGAAAGCTGTCGCAACAGTTCTGAAGTTTCCTTGACAAGCTGCTGCCTTAACTGCATATCGTCATTCAACTTTGGGTGCAGAGATTGCTATTTTCTATCATATAGAGGCATTGGCGCAAAGCAACTTTGCCAACCGACTCATACTTCTAGCTCGAGGCACCGACCACGGGACATCAAACACCTGCGCTTACGAGCCGATATCCTGACAAGTGCCTTGCTTTCATCGGAACTGGTCAAAAGATGTCTTCTGTAACGGATACACCAGCTCCTGCCGCCTCAATGGACGTC is part of the Fusarium poae strain DAOMC 252244 chromosome 4, whole genome shotgun sequence genome and encodes:
- a CDS encoding hypothetical protein (BUSCO:44533at5125), with product MAAPTTLPALLTSLTQSLSSALEVTPKLASIEHQKDGISLLDVKNELLLSYLQNLVFLILLKLRNSKTNSENADDSDSELDESVRAKLVELRLYLERGARPLEEKLRFSIDRFLRTADDAERERQAKEARAAAGSDSEEEEEDSEEEADAEKLSHKPGNFGAMADDVTARRAERNGGAPGVYQPPKRERQTMEAPQRPQKFDRRAGKSHTMEEFVASELSAAPLAEPSIGTTIVQGGRKMKTDSQRKEEAERREYEEMNFTRLPKESKKERAQKAKQAGRSNRMQFGGEDWHNLGEGVDRIDRLTRAKKSGGNVRSLLDKSRKRGIDTTDGPRGSGMGGGIGDRFNKKVKVMEGGRRDRGKNR